A single region of the Parasphingorhabdus litoris DSM 22379 genome encodes:
- a CDS encoding DUF1521 domain-containing protein, which produces MNAINTIAGTGLAPINLSGADNLPAGTAMQINADPLPLSPVGQAVIPVVVDVALTDGVKDLAWRQEQLQTGHVIIDIDDQYLLSIDEYQGEVLIDNRMTGEATRIWGNAQVNSDGMENLQFWGTTTFVLDNQTKVTAETVISELNPNAYILDRLVIVKSTRAIIVSGAGVETKGDMTVSLRSDAVSVDLDTPDNFILKENSDGAGWIAQNTGEIATQEDLDLTAPGELFGMQQSLASLSELSILFCRFLSMANISLLTRTLYNPIETPVNDDCDRQGAMRQITNADIAAHLRSGSVTGSY; this is translated from the coding sequence ATGAATGCTATTAATACTATTGCCGGAACCGGGTTGGCACCGATCAATTTGTCGGGGGCCGACAATTTGCCGGCTGGTACGGCCATGCAGATTAACGCTGACCCACTACCGCTTTCTCCCGTCGGCCAGGCGGTGATCCCGGTGGTGGTGGACGTCGCTTTAACAGATGGCGTGAAGGACCTCGCGTGGCGCCAAGAGCAGTTGCAAACCGGGCATGTGATAATCGACATTGATGACCAATATCTGCTGAGCATTGATGAATATCAGGGTGAAGTCTTGATCGACAATCGCATGACCGGGGAAGCCACCCGGATCTGGGGCAATGCGCAAGTGAATAGCGATGGCATGGAAAATTTGCAGTTTTGGGGCACGACCACATTCGTGCTGGACAATCAAACCAAGGTGACCGCCGAAACTGTAATTTCAGAGCTAAACCCCAATGCCTATATTCTCGACAGGCTGGTCATCGTTAAAAGCACCCGCGCAATCATTGTTTCCGGTGCAGGCGTAGAAACCAAAGGTGACATGACGGTCAGCCTGAGATCAGACGCCGTTTCAGTGGATCTCGACACACCGGATAATTTCATTCTGAAGGAAAATAGCGATGGTGCCGGTTGGATCGCCCAGAATACCGGTGAAATAGCAACGCAGGAAGATCTGGACCTGACCGCGCCGGGCGAACTTTTCGGTATGCAACAGTCCCTGGCCAGTCTCAGCGAACTGAGCATATTATTCTGCCGGTTTCTCTCCATGGCCAATATCAGCCTGCTCACCCGGACACTCTATAACCCGATTGAAACTCCAGTTAACGATGATTGCGACCGGCAGGGGGCGATGAGACAGATTACCAATGCAGATATAGCTGCGCATCTTCGGAGCGGTTCAGTCACCGGCAGCTATTGA
- a CDS encoding helix-turn-helix domain-containing protein — protein sequence MTNERPSGGIASSAQENRAATPDRLGAGVDDIEQLAALIARIKDNEQATDAAQKELRIGEFQVEGWRVPQSYIGPLQTLSRTEAAVMRFLGWGRSNADIASLLNIHDNTVRTHLNNAIGKLEVDGSRGLVALAGLLFHPVN from the coding sequence ATGACCAATGAGCGCCCTTCCGGTGGTATCGCCTCCTCCGCTCAGGAAAATCGCGCTGCAACGCCGGACCGCCTTGGCGCAGGCGTCGATGATATCGAACAGCTTGCGGCGCTGATCGCGCGGATCAAGGATAATGAACAAGCAACCGACGCGGCGCAAAAGGAACTGCGCATCGGCGAATTTCAGGTCGAGGGATGGCGCGTACCCCAAAGCTATATTGGACCGCTGCAAACATTATCGCGTACCGAGGCAGCGGTGATGCGCTTTTTGGGCTGGGGCCGGTCGAATGCCGATATTGCCAGCCTGCTCAACATTCATGACAACACCGTGCGGACGCATTTGAACAATGCGATTGGCAAGCTGGAGGTCGATGGTTCGCGCGGTCTGGTCGCCTTGGCCGGCCTGTTGTTTCACCCGGTGAATTGA
- a CDS encoding DUF1521 domain-containing protein produces MNPANPAMTNFNAFTSALTPTQLVNGMQLNFAAGIMGQFFNPLNAGPFAGGMLPLMLGLRCFSGLQGCSIATGGCIPPFTPCPMPDVQPQQQWTAQMTGTGTADVDLGDGYTLQFDEKSSEIYIHNANTGEQTRIWGDPHVDVDGKRAFDFWGTTTFTLENGTKITINTEQWKGNPNMYVASQVVVTKGSNALVVDGISQNQLGDLQVSMSNNGYAVDAAHRDGYVLHENDSGAGWNSELTGELATQQDLNATRPGREYGPGSELPSLGELSGFLGTFLISGMLFNLLAEEMIQTELSRLMPQRFDM; encoded by the coding sequence ATGAACCCGGCAAATCCAGCAATGACAAATTTTAATGCCTTTACCAGTGCGCTGACCCCCACGCAGCTGGTCAACGGTATGCAGCTTAATTTTGCGGCAGGGATTATGGGACAATTTTTTAATCCCTTGAATGCAGGTCCCTTTGCCGGCGGAATGCTGCCGCTGATGCTGGGCCTGCGCTGTTTTTCCGGCCTGCAAGGATGCAGTATCGCAACTGGCGGGTGCATTCCGCCATTCACCCCCTGCCCGATGCCGGATGTTCAGCCCCAACAACAATGGACAGCACAAATGACCGGTACGGGCACAGCCGACGTTGACTTAGGCGATGGCTATACCCTGCAATTTGATGAAAAGAGCAGCGAGATTTATATTCACAACGCCAATACCGGCGAGCAAACCCGGATATGGGGTGATCCGCATGTCGATGTAGATGGCAAGCGCGCTTTTGACTTTTGGGGCACCACTACCTTCACCTTGGAAAATGGCACCAAGATCACAATCAATACCGAACAGTGGAAAGGCAATCCCAATATGTATGTCGCCAGCCAGGTTGTCGTGACAAAAGGGTCCAACGCACTGGTCGTCGACGGGATCAGCCAAAATCAATTAGGCGATTTACAAGTCAGCATGTCGAACAACGGCTATGCCGTCGATGCCGCGCATCGCGACGGTTATGTCTTGCATGAAAATGATAGCGGTGCGGGTTGGAATTCCGAACTGACCGGTGAGCTGGCCACCCAACAAGACCTGAATGCAACCCGCCCGGGCCGCGAATATGGTCCTGGTAGCGAACTGCCAAGCCTCGGTGAACTCAGCGGTTTTCTTGGCACTTTCCTGATCTCGGGAATGCTCTTCAATCTGCTCGCTGAAGAGATGATCCAGACTGAGCTTTCCCGTTTGATGCCGCAAAGATTTGATATGTAG
- the hspQ gene encoding heat shock protein HspQ — translation MVQTKHLASTNPLPKDTPSVLNANFAIGDVVRHRIFDFRGVIYDIDPVFANSDEWYDAIPKDLQPSKDQPFYHLLAENADSSYIAYVSQQNLLEDDSGEPVMHPEVGRMFKAVDGGKYKLHRIHRH, via the coding sequence ATGGTTCAAACCAAACATCTTGCTTCCACCAATCCGCTACCCAAGGATACACCATCGGTATTGAATGCGAACTTTGCGATTGGTGACGTGGTTCGGCACCGCATCTTTGATTTTCGTGGTGTGATCTATGATATCGACCCGGTATTTGCGAATAGTGATGAATGGTATGATGCCATACCCAAGGATTTGCAGCCCTCTAAAGACCAGCCTTTTTATCATCTTTTGGCGGAAAATGCGGACAGCAGCTACATTGCTTATGTCAGCCAGCAAAATCTGCTGGAGGATGACAGTGGAGAGCCAGTTATGCATCCCGAGGTTGGACGCATGTTCAAAGCGGTAGATGGCGGCAAATACAAGTTGCACCGGATTCACCGGCACTAG
- a CDS encoding ABC transporter permease produces the protein MLDQPKNNNSDQSEFIAQTYAEPGVAVIRGVNWGGFLALYWKEVRRFFKVQLQTVWAPSITTLLFLVIFTVALGRGDRTVLGVPFADFIAPGLICMGMIQNAFANSSFSLLVGKIQGTIVDYLMPPLSVGELLAGLVAAAITRAVLVGFAVWLAMALWPGVNVGVDHWWAVIWFGFMGSAMLALLGVLTSIWAEKFDHAAAVTNFIVAPAALLSGTFYSIDRLAPAFQAVSHANPFFYAISGFRYGFLGEADSPVLVGSVVLLGINIALTTLCYILLKKGWKIKS, from the coding sequence ATGTTAGACCAGCCCAAAAATAACAACTCTGATCAATCCGAATTTATTGCGCAGACCTATGCAGAACCGGGTGTCGCTGTCATTCGCGGCGTGAACTGGGGTGGCTTTCTGGCGCTTTACTGGAAAGAGGTGCGTCGTTTTTTCAAGGTGCAGCTCCAAACCGTGTGGGCTCCCTCTATTACTACACTGTTATTCTTGGTAATTTTCACCGTTGCCCTGGGCAGGGGAGATCGCACCGTATTGGGCGTGCCGTTTGCCGATTTCATTGCGCCAGGACTGATTTGCATGGGCATGATCCAAAATGCTTTCGCGAACAGCAGCTTTTCACTTTTAGTCGGAAAAATTCAGGGCACGATTGTTGATTATCTGATGCCACCGCTTTCAGTGGGAGAATTGTTGGCCGGCTTGGTGGCCGCGGCCATTACACGCGCAGTGTTGGTAGGATTTGCAGTCTGGCTAGCCATGGCGCTTTGGCCGGGAGTAAATGTTGGCGTCGATCACTGGTGGGCGGTTATTTGGTTTGGTTTCATGGGATCGGCAATGTTGGCCCTTTTGGGCGTTCTAACATCGATCTGGGCAGAGAAATTTGATCATGCGGCTGCGGTGACGAATTTTATCGTGGCTCCAGCGGCCTTGTTATCAGGTACTTTCTATTCGATAGACCGCCTCGCACCCGCATTTCAGGCGGTGAGTCATGCCAATCCATTCTTCTATGCTATTTCGGGATTCCGTTATGGCTTTCTGGGGGAAGCCGATTCTCCGGTATTGGTTGGTTCCGTGGTTCTGCTTGGCATTAACATAGCTCTCACTACCCTGTGCTATATTTTGCTGAAAAAGGGTTGGAAGATAAAGTCTTAG
- a CDS encoding GcrA family cell cycle regulator — protein sequence MAWTDERIDHLKQMWEKGLTASQIAEELGGVSRNAVIGKAHRLGLKSRPSPVKAKAKTPKGDKPAAKPKKAAAKATKKPKPKEEHVARRAMPPPTPAARTHAAQQSKMPKPDGPKIVSVGPGGFLRQGPGDQQAPIPPAPPRRLVPAKPSEEMADKTSLLDLNDKICRWPINHPGEPDFHFCGAEVNPGFPYCVEHCGRAFQAQLPRGARRAPPPLPFGGPRVR from the coding sequence ATGGCGTGGACCGACGAACGTATCGATCACCTGAAACAGATGTGGGAAAAAGGCCTGACAGCCAGTCAGATTGCCGAAGAACTTGGCGGCGTGAGCCGTAACGCCGTTATTGGTAAGGCGCATCGTCTCGGGCTGAAATCACGTCCATCTCCGGTAAAAGCCAAGGCAAAGACACCCAAGGGTGACAAGCCTGCTGCAAAACCGAAGAAGGCCGCCGCCAAGGCAACCAAAAAACCAAAGCCCAAAGAAGAGCATGTTGCGCGCCGCGCTATGCCGCCGCCAACGCCTGCTGCACGGACTCACGCTGCACAACAGTCAAAAATGCCAAAACCTGACGGCCCCAAGATTGTTTCCGTTGGCCCCGGTGGTTTCTTGCGGCAAGGTCCCGGTGATCAGCAAGCACCCATCCCGCCCGCACCGCCTCGGCGTTTGGTTCCGGCTAAGCCCAGCGAGGAAATGGCCGACAAGACCAGCCTGCTTGACCTGAACGACAAAATCTGTCGCTGGCCGATCAATCACCCTGGCGAACCCGATTTTCATTTCTGTGGAGCAGAGGTCAATCCGGGCTTCCCGTATTGCGTTGAACATTGCGGGCGCGCGTTTCAGGCACAACTCCCACGCGGCGCGCGACGTGCGCCTCCGCCACTTCCTTTTGGTGGTCCAAGAGTCCGGTAA
- the parE gene encoding DNA topoisomerase IV subunit B, whose product MSDDLFGADPSSGSAPASKSGEYDASAIEVLEGLEPVRKRPGMYIGGVDERALHHLAAEVIDNSMDEAVAGHASRIEITLDRENRLTVTDNGRGIPVDPHPKFPDKSALEVIMTTLHSGGKFSDKAYATSGGLHGVGVSVVNALSSDTVVEVARNKTIYRQSFSQGNATSKLDEVGSTPNRRGTTISFIPDTEIFGEGNKFKPARLFKMARSKAYLYAGVEIRWKCDPEQASDDVPAEAVFQFPGGLSDHLREQLSGRECVTTDFFAGNQEFPDSAGRVEWAITWPIWTDGSYSWYCNTIPTPNGGTHETGLRNALVKGLRAFGELVQVKKASQLTADDIISGGEMMLSVFIRDPQFQSQTKDRLTSPEAAKYVENALRDHFDHFLTDNMDRGKALLGFVMERMEERLKRKAEREVKRKTATSGRKVRLPGKLTDCSGNDPEGTELFIVEGDSAGGSAKQARDRKTQAILPIRGKILNVASANSAKIFANSEIADLTLALGCGTRKDCDPDNLRYERVIIMTDADVDGAHIATLLMTYFFQEMPELVRQGHLFLARPPLYRLTAGGKSLYAQDDEARAEIENGPFKGKKVDVSRFKGLGEMNPGQLKETTMDPDTRSLYRVTLPQEYENRAVVKDLVDRLMGKNPEHRFNFIQQNAASLDEESIDA is encoded by the coding sequence ATGTCTGATGATCTTTTTGGCGCTGATCCTTCCAGCGGCTCGGCTCCCGCTTCAAAATCCGGTGAATATGATGCCTCTGCGATCGAGGTATTGGAGGGCCTGGAACCCGTTCGTAAGCGACCCGGCATGTATATTGGCGGTGTGGACGAACGCGCGCTTCATCACTTGGCTGCCGAAGTCATTGACAATAGCATGGACGAAGCAGTGGCGGGGCATGCAAGCCGCATAGAAATTACGCTTGATCGCGAAAATCGCCTGACAGTTACGGATAATGGTCGTGGCATTCCGGTAGATCCCCACCCCAAGTTCCCGGACAAATCGGCTCTTGAGGTCATCATGACTACCCTGCACTCTGGCGGGAAGTTTTCTGATAAAGCCTATGCAACATCAGGTGGCCTGCATGGTGTTGGTGTATCGGTTGTCAACGCCCTGTCGTCTGACACTGTTGTGGAAGTGGCCCGCAACAAAACCATATACCGGCAATCCTTCTCCCAAGGAAATGCCACGTCAAAACTGGACGAAGTTGGCAGCACGCCCAATCGGCGCGGAACCACTATATCCTTCATTCCTGACACAGAAATTTTTGGCGAAGGCAACAAATTCAAGCCTGCACGCCTGTTCAAAATGGCGCGCTCCAAAGCGTATCTTTACGCAGGCGTCGAAATCCGCTGGAAATGCGATCCAGAACAGGCCAGCGATGATGTACCAGCTGAAGCAGTATTTCAATTTCCTGGCGGCCTGTCTGACCATTTGCGGGAACAACTGAGCGGCCGTGAATGTGTCACCACAGACTTTTTTGCAGGGAATCAGGAATTTCCCGATAGCGCTGGACGTGTCGAATGGGCCATTACCTGGCCGATTTGGACGGACGGCAGCTATAGCTGGTATTGCAATACTATCCCGACACCCAATGGCGGCACCCATGAGACAGGGCTACGAAACGCATTGGTGAAGGGTTTGCGAGCCTTTGGAGAGTTGGTGCAGGTCAAAAAGGCATCTCAACTGACGGCGGATGATATAATATCGGGCGGAGAGATGATGCTTTCTGTCTTTATCCGTGACCCGCAATTTCAAAGTCAGACCAAAGACCGGCTGACGTCTCCAGAAGCGGCAAAATATGTCGAGAATGCTTTACGCGATCATTTTGATCATTTCCTGACAGACAATATGGATCGGGGCAAAGCGCTCCTTGGCTTTGTCATGGAGCGCATGGAAGAGCGGCTGAAGCGCAAGGCTGAGCGTGAAGTGAAACGCAAAACGGCCACAAGCGGTCGCAAAGTTCGCTTGCCGGGCAAGCTCACTGATTGTTCCGGCAATGACCCAGAGGGTACGGAATTGTTCATTGTCGAGGGTGACAGTGCTGGTGGCTCGGCCAAACAGGCTCGCGACCGGAAAACGCAGGCAATCCTGCCCATCCGCGGTAAGATCCTCAATGTAGCTTCGGCCAATAGTGCCAAGATTTTTGCAAATTCCGAAATTGCCGACCTGACACTGGCATTAGGCTGCGGCACGCGCAAAGACTGCGATCCCGACAATCTGCGCTATGAGCGTGTAATAATCATGACTGATGCGGATGTGGATGGCGCTCATATTGCGACGCTGCTCATGACCTACTTTTTTCAGGAAATGCCAGAATTGGTCCGTCAAGGGCACCTGTTCCTCGCCCGGCCACCACTCTACCGCCTGACCGCTGGCGGTAAGAGCCTCTATGCACAGGACGATGAAGCACGAGCCGAAATCGAAAATGGGCCGTTTAAGGGCAAGAAAGTTGATGTTAGCCGGTTCAAAGGTCTCGGTGAAATGAACCCCGGTCAACTTAAAGAGACCACAATGGATCCTGATACACGTTCTCTATACCGTGTGACCTTGCCCCAGGAATATGAAAACCGAGCCGTTGTGAAGGATCTTGTTGATCGGCTCATGGGTAAAAATCCCGAACATCGGTTCAATTTCATCCAACAAAATGCTGCCAGCCTAGATGAGGAATCCATTGATGCCTAA
- a CDS encoding serine hydrolase, giving the protein MTAVSSEYRDRAADLLEILKGSQKEESFFASSFLDAVPLAQFRDLVNQLNTQYGEPLSVSRIIPASNTDGTVEITYTKAVLAMRMVLDSNAPYPVVGLLITGANMKDDNIGKIADEIAALSGLSGFQVADLSGDKPQTIVELNSSEQLAIGSTFKIYVLAELSRSIKAGERQWSDVTPLNRKSLPSGVLQDWPNGTPLTLQTLATMMISISDNSATDILIDVVGRDKVDEMMRRTGHTQPDKTAPMLKTLEMFALKMPSNSDLRQRYIKASETEQKQLLADEQARLGIDSVSIANLANEPVHIDTIEWFASPTDISNLLNHILKTNDPVVLDIIKVNSIIPPGDALRWNYIGGKGGSEPGVISFAFLTKSKSGKTYAISGSWNNSKAPVDNDKFTLIFNRLPNLIASR; this is encoded by the coding sequence ATGACTGCTGTTTCTTCTGAATATCGCGATCGGGCAGCCGATCTCCTCGAAATCCTCAAAGGCTCACAGAAGGAAGAAAGCTTTTTCGCAAGCTCTTTTCTGGATGCCGTGCCATTGGCGCAATTTCGTGATCTTGTGAACCAGCTCAACACGCAATATGGCGAACCGCTGAGCGTCAGTCGGATCATTCCAGCTAGCAACACAGATGGTACAGTTGAAATTACTTATACCAAGGCCGTTCTTGCCATGCGGATGGTACTGGACAGCAACGCCCCCTACCCGGTCGTCGGTTTGTTAATCACCGGCGCGAATATGAAGGATGATAATATCGGGAAAATAGCAGATGAAATCGCTGCTCTTTCCGGTCTTTCAGGATTTCAGGTCGCGGATTTGTCAGGCGACAAACCACAGACGATTGTGGAGCTTAATTCCAGCGAACAACTAGCAATTGGTTCAACCTTCAAAATCTACGTGCTAGCGGAATTGTCACGTAGCATAAAAGCTGGTGAACGGCAGTGGAGCGATGTTACCCCATTGAACAGGAAATCCCTGCCCTCTGGCGTCTTACAAGACTGGCCGAATGGCACACCGCTTACTTTGCAGACGCTTGCTACCATGATGATATCGATCAGCGACAATAGCGCGACCGATATCCTGATTGATGTAGTCGGGCGTGACAAAGTAGATGAGATGATGCGACGCACTGGTCATACGCAGCCGGACAAGACCGCACCCATGCTCAAAACGCTGGAGATGTTTGCCCTAAAAATGCCGAGCAACAGTGATCTAAGACAGCGCTATATTAAGGCATCCGAAACCGAGCAAAAGCAGCTACTCGCTGACGAGCAGGCACGGTTGGGCATTGATTCCGTTTCGATTGCAAATCTTGCCAATGAACCGGTTCATATCGACACGATCGAATGGTTTGCTTCACCCACTGATATTTCGAATTTACTAAATCATATCCTCAAGACAAATGACCCCGTGGTGCTTGATATCATCAAGGTTAATTCCATCATTCCGCCAGGCGATGCGCTACGCTGGAATTACATTGGCGGTAAAGGCGGATCAGAACCGGGTGTGATATCATTTGCCTTTTTGACAAAATCCAAATCAGGCAAGACTTATGCTATCTCGGGCAGCTGGAACAACAGTAAAGCGCCGGTTGATAATGACAAATTTACGTTGATCTTCAATCGGTTGCCAAATCTAATTGCATCGCGTTAG
- a CDS encoding GNAT family N-acetyltransferase — MAAEKGQSAGCRADGVTFPILKTERLCLRPLRIDDADTLHPVFADEELMRWWSSGPHKTVAETREYIAQNCEGTRWQTWAITTIEDDTALGWVVFVASEDQKNVREIGYILNGAAWGKGLAREAVARVIAYGFDELGLRRIYADVDPENSTSIKLLEILGFHQEAHLRQAWETHVGVRDSLIFGLLRDEWQSVD, encoded by the coding sequence ATGGCGGCAGAAAAAGGTCAAAGCGCTGGTTGCCGCGCTGACGGCGTGACCTTTCCGATTTTGAAGACGGAGCGGCTGTGTTTACGGCCTTTGCGCATCGATGATGCTGATACTCTTCATCCAGTTTTTGCGGACGAAGAGCTTATGCGTTGGTGGTCAAGTGGGCCGCACAAAACTGTTGCGGAAACGCGGGAATATATTGCTCAAAATTGCGAAGGTACCCGCTGGCAAACATGGGCGATAACCACGATCGAAGATGATACTGCCTTGGGGTGGGTTGTCTTTGTTGCTTCTGAAGATCAAAAAAATGTTCGAGAAATTGGCTATATTCTGAACGGTGCCGCTTGGGGAAAAGGGCTAGCACGCGAGGCTGTTGCCCGGGTGATTGCATATGGTTTTGACGAACTCGGCCTCAGGCGGATTTATGCGGATGTTGACCCGGAGAATTCAACCTCGATCAAGTTGCTGGAAATTCTCGGTTTTCATCAGGAGGCACATTTGCGTCAGGCGTGGGAAACGCATGTTGGCGTTCGAGACAGCCTGATCTTTGGGCTCTTGCGAGATGAGTGGCAGAGCGTTGATTAA
- a CDS encoding LysR family transcriptional regulator produces the protein MKRTHLPLNGLRVLDAAARHLSFTRAADELAVTPAAVGQQIRALEDMLGVVMFRRTPKGLELTDEAAAGLDALRSGFLEFEDAVRAMQAGQSSHKLTIAAPRDLTTKWLNERLAAFSADNKDVSFALVASEGGADFTEANLDIAIGLTDGPGENEGVIIGDTMFVKITAPGGGAGQKIDWPGCPISEGEETLMRVADGGLAIEAAANGFGHAWVPKMLVQKDIKAGRVEVIGEDSKSSRGYWLVAPLPQWRQKKVKALVAALTA, from the coding sequence ATGAAGCGCACCCATTTGCCGCTTAACGGGCTGCGCGTGCTCGATGCTGCGGCACGGCATCTCAGTTTTACCCGTGCTGCCGATGAGCTGGCTGTGACACCAGCTGCGGTGGGGCAACAGATCAGAGCGTTGGAAGATATGCTAGGCGTAGTCATGTTCCGGCGGACACCAAAAGGGTTGGAACTTACCGATGAAGCGGCTGCCGGCTTGGATGCCTTGCGTTCCGGGTTTTTGGAGTTTGAAGATGCCGTGCGGGCTATGCAAGCGGGGCAGTCGTCGCATAAGCTAACCATTGCAGCGCCGCGCGATCTCACCACAAAATGGTTGAACGAGAGGCTGGCAGCCTTTTCTGCTGATAATAAGGATGTGAGCTTCGCCCTTGTCGCCTCTGAGGGTGGTGCGGATTTCACAGAAGCGAATCTGGATATCGCAATTGGGTTGACCGACGGTCCAGGCGAGAATGAAGGCGTAATCATCGGCGATACGATGTTCGTAAAAATTACTGCTCCTGGGGGCGGAGCTGGACAGAAAATCGATTGGCCAGGCTGTCCGATCTCCGAAGGAGAAGAGACGTTAATGCGCGTGGCGGATGGGGGACTTGCGATCGAGGCTGCTGCTAATGGCTTTGGGCATGCCTGGGTGCCGAAAATGCTTGTGCAAAAAGACATCAAGGCAGGGCGCGTTGAAGTAATTGGCGAAGATAGCAAATCGTCGCGCGGCTACTGGCTGGTTGCACCACTCCCGCAATGGCGGCAGAAAAAGGTCAAAGCGCTGGTTGCCGCGCTGACGGCGTGA
- the apaG gene encoding Co2+/Mg2+ efflux protein ApaG: protein MQAFFPFSETTDGVTVRVSVTFLPEQSDIDGLRWFWAYHIRIENERDSAVQLLTRHWRISDARGALHRVDGDGVIGEQPIIQPGKSHDYVSGCPLNTPSGAMAGHFMFVGAEPDAFEVRIPHFPLTAPTVEQ from the coding sequence ATGCAGGCATTCTTCCCATTTTCAGAAACAACCGACGGTGTGACTGTTCGGGTATCAGTAACTTTCTTGCCGGAACAGTCTGACATAGACGGGTTACGTTGGTTCTGGGCTTATCACATACGCATTGAGAATGAACGGGATAGCGCAGTTCAATTATTGACGCGGCATTGGCGAATTTCGGACGCTCGGGGTGCCTTGCACCGGGTTGATGGTGATGGCGTAATTGGCGAACAACCGATCATTCAACCAGGCAAATCACATGATTACGTCTCGGGATGCCCGCTCAACACGCCGAGCGGCGCCATGGCCGGACATTTCATGTTTGTTGGTGCGGAGCCGGATGCCTTTGAAGTGCGAATTCCCCATTTCCCTCTCACAGCGCCTACTGTCGAGCAATGA
- a CDS encoding trans-sulfuration enzyme family protein — MKRDTGQNREITKNWRPATKAIRSGTMRSEFGETSEAMFLTSGYTYDCAEDAAARFNGEQDGMTYSRLQNPTVQMLEERIAVMEGAEACRATASGMSAMTAALLCQLEAGDHVVASRALFGSCRWLTDSLLPKFGIETTIIDGREIENWEKAITPQTKVFFFETPANPTMDVIDLRSVCDLARAKKITSVVDNAFATNVLQRPMEFGADVVAYSATKMMDGQGRVLAGAVCGTEQFIEETLLAFTRNTGPTLSAFNAWVVLKGLETLDLRIRKQSENAIKVGKFLEQRVEKILHPGLPSHPQHNLAMSQMETAGPIFSLYVGGGRKQAHDLLNALKLIDISNNIGDSRSLMCHPASTTHHGLGEEARLEVGITEDMLRINVGLEDPTDLVEDLDQALSSIGL; from the coding sequence ATGAAAAGAGACACCGGCCAAAATCGCGAGATCACAAAAAACTGGCGCCCAGCGACAAAGGCCATCCGTAGTGGCACGATGCGCAGCGAATTTGGTGAGACATCGGAAGCGATGTTCCTGACCTCCGGCTATACCTATGATTGCGCCGAAGACGCCGCTGCGCGCTTCAATGGCGAGCAGGACGGAATGACCTATAGCCGCTTGCAAAATCCAACCGTCCAGATGCTGGAAGAGCGCATTGCCGTGATGGAAGGTGCAGAAGCTTGCCGTGCGACCGCCTCAGGCATGTCGGCCATGACAGCGGCCTTATTGTGCCAATTGGAAGCAGGGGATCACGTCGTTGCCAGCCGGGCGCTATTTGGATCGTGCCGCTGGTTAACCGATAGTTTGTTGCCGAAATTCGGAATTGAAACGACAATCATCGATGGTCGTGAAATTGAAAATTGGGAAAAAGCGATAACGCCCCAGACCAAGGTGTTTTTCTTTGAAACCCCGGCAAACCCGACAATGGATGTTATCGACCTCCGCTCCGTATGTGATTTGGCGCGGGCAAAAAAAATTACCAGCGTTGTTGATAACGCATTTGCCACCAATGTTTTGCAACGTCCGATGGAATTTGGTGCTGATGTGGTTGCCTATAGCGCAACGAAAATGATGGATGGGCAAGGACGCGTATTGGCCGGGGCTGTTTGCGGAACAGAACAATTTATCGAAGAAACTCTGCTTGCCTTTACGCGCAATACCGGACCGACTCTGAGTGCGTTTAATGCTTGGGTAGTGCTTAAGGGACTCGAGACTCTCGATCTGCGCATCCGCAAGCAAAGCGAAAATGCTATCAAGGTGGGCAAGTTTTTGGAGCAGCGTGTAGAGAAAATATTGCACCCTGGCTTGCCGAGCCATCCGCAGCATAATCTGGCAATGAGCCAGATGGAAACCGCAGGACCCATCTTCTCGCTCTATGTCGGTGGCGGTCGAAAGCAGGCGCATGACTTGCTTAATGCATTGAAACTTATAGATATTTCTAACAATATCGGGGATAGCCGATCCCTTATGTGTCATCCTGCATCGACCACCCACCATGGTTTGGGTGAAGAAGCGCGGTTAGAAGTCGGAATTACGGAAGACATGTTACGGATCAATGTGGGTCTGGAAGATCCCACCGATTTGGTCGAAGATTTGGATCAAGCTCTTTCGTCCATTGGACTTTGA